Below is a window of Flammeovirga kamogawensis DNA.
CATTTTGATAAGGATCGTAAGATTCCGTCATCGAGCACAATACTTTATTTTCCTGAAGATGTCGTTGATACTCGTGACTACAATATTGTAATCCTCTATCTGAATGGTGTATCATTGGTAAATCAACATAGTTTCTATTTTTCAGTGCTTCTTTTAATGCTGCAATAGCTCCATTTGCATTCAAACTATCTGATACATTTAACCCCATTATTTTCTTAGAATAGGCATCTGTTACTAAGGATAGATACATTGGGTTACTTCGCTCACCTATGTAAGTTATATCAGAAACTAATACTTGTTCAGGTCTATTTATTTCCAAATGCTCAATAAGGTTTTTATGCTTTTTAAACCTGTGATGAGAATTTGTAGTGACATGATATTGTTTTTTAGGCTTGATATCGAGTCGATTAGCCCTCATGATATCAAAAAGCTTATCTCTACCTACATTTAGTAATTGCAATTCAGGAAGAAGTAATTGATATAATTTCCTTGTCCCTATTTTAGTTTGCTTCAAACGAATTCTTTTCACTAAGTCTACTACTTTAGATGCAATACTATTATTATTTTTTACTTTCCTTTTCGAACGATAATAAATTTGTCGATCTAACCCAAGCAATTCACAAGTCGGTTTGACTCCTATTTTTTCTTCTTTTTTGAATTGGTCAACTGCTTGGGTAAAGACTTTTTTCTAATAGGAATATTAAATTCATCCTCAGCAATATCGATCATCATATCAAAGAAAATTGCTTTTTTATCTGT
It encodes the following:
- a CDS encoding IS3 family transposase — protein: MLGLDRQIYYRSKRKVKNNNSIASKVVDLVKRIRLKQTKIGTRKLYQLLLPELQLLNVGRDKLFDIMRANRLDIKPKKQYHVTTNSHHRFKKHKNLIEHLEINRPEQVLVSDITYIGERSNPMYLSLVTDAYSKKIMGLNVSDSLNANGAIAALKEALKNRNYVDLPMIHHSDRGLQYCSHEYQRHLQENKVLCSMTESYDPYQNAVAERINGILKQEFILGIKINDLDLMNKFIRESVYIYNNERPHWSNYMKTPVEMHQQSEIKMRTYKSKNSTESTLDAINI